Proteins encoded together in one Synechococcus sp. BL107 window:
- a CDS encoding bifunctional orotidine-5'-phosphate decarboxylase/orotate phosphoribosyltransferase, with protein MGFFTALTEAMTSRSSLLVTGLDPNPEMLRSWATSRGLGGSSLLSQARSWCKSVIESTADHVCAYKPSLGFYQAMGAAGVELMVEVRELLPHDLPLIIDIKHGDLNSSSAIASYLFQTLQADAVTLNPIAGQDIAAPFLLYPGKGVVINCHSSNPAAKVLQHYPNENEPFYLQVVRESQRWGTVDQLLLEVGTSDPDILKRVRQAAPERFVMLRSLWGEEGNLQRLLESGLNQAGDGLLLPLPQSLLNESDINGQTAALKTRINAIREEHLNTQLEILSQQPTEQCRIWPHNNQANATEQTKIEQIAIEKDLRELVIDLFDIKCLLFGEFEQASGAIFNYYVDLRQIISDPALFHRVLDCYAQVLRTLKFDRIAGIPYGSLPTATGLSLQLHKPLIYPRKEVKAHGTRRLVEGEFNEGETVAVVDDILITGGSVLEGIAKLESSGLKVNDVVVFLDHGGLQDTRAKERLNDKGLNIQAVLSLETISEVLEGAKRISASQAEELRGTGR; from the coding sequence ATGGGTTTTTTCACGGCACTCACCGAGGCCATGACCAGCAGATCATCTCTTCTGGTAACTGGTCTTGACCCCAACCCTGAAATGCTGCGGAGCTGGGCAACGTCTCGGGGCTTAGGCGGAAGCTCACTCTTGAGTCAGGCTCGGTCCTGGTGCAAATCGGTCATCGAATCCACCGCAGATCACGTCTGCGCCTACAAACCAAGCCTTGGTTTTTATCAAGCCATGGGGGCAGCTGGAGTGGAGCTGATGGTGGAAGTGCGTGAACTACTTCCGCATGACCTTCCTCTGATTATTGATATCAAACATGGCGATCTGAATAGCTCAAGCGCTATTGCCTCTTACCTCTTTCAAACGCTGCAAGCTGACGCCGTCACCCTCAATCCGATTGCAGGACAAGACATCGCTGCTCCTTTTTTGCTGTATCCAGGCAAAGGAGTCGTGATCAACTGCCATAGCTCCAATCCCGCAGCGAAAGTTCTGCAGCACTATCCCAATGAAAACGAACCGTTTTACTTACAAGTGGTTCGCGAAAGCCAGCGCTGGGGAACAGTGGATCAACTCCTATTAGAAGTTGGCACCAGCGATCCAGACATTCTGAAACGCGTCCGCCAGGCCGCCCCAGAACGATTTGTGATGCTGCGCTCCCTCTGGGGAGAAGAAGGCAATCTGCAACGGCTTCTCGAGAGTGGCCTCAACCAAGCTGGGGATGGGCTACTTCTCCCACTCCCCCAAAGCTTGCTCAATGAGAGTGACATCAATGGTCAGACCGCTGCTCTCAAAACTCGTATCAATGCAATTAGGGAAGAGCACCTCAACACTCAGCTCGAGATTTTGAGCCAACAGCCGACGGAACAATGTCGAATCTGGCCCCACAACAATCAAGCCAACGCAACTGAACAAACCAAAATCGAACAAATAGCAATCGAAAAAGATTTAAGAGAGCTCGTCATCGATTTATTCGATATCAAATGCCTCTTATTTGGTGAATTTGAACAAGCCAGCGGAGCAATATTCAATTATTACGTGGATTTACGCCAAATTATTTCAGATCCGGCTTTATTCCATCGCGTTCTGGATTGTTATGCCCAAGTTTTACGAACTCTCAAGTTTGATCGTATTGCTGGGATTCCTTATGGCTCATTGCCCACCGCCACTGGCCTATCGCTTCAACTCCATAAGCCACTGATCTATCCACGCAAAGAAGTAAAGGCCCATGGCACACGGCGACTAGTGGAGGGCGAATTCAATGAGGGCGAAACCGTGGCGGTGGTCGACGACATCTTGATCACCGGCGGAAGCGTGCTGGAAGGCATCGCAAAGCTCGAATCATCTGGCCTGAAAGTGAACGACGTTGTGGTTTTCCTGGACCATGGCGGCCTGCAAGACACCCGAGCTAAAGAACGACTCAATGACAAGGGGCTCAACATCCAAGCCGTGCTGAGCCTGGAAACCATTAGCGAAGTACTGGAAGGAGCGAAACGAATCAGCGCCAGCCAAGCGGAAGAGCTGCGAGGAACGGGGCGGTGA
- the psbA gene encoding photosystem II q(b) protein encodes MTTTIQQRSGASSWQSFCEWVTSTNNRLYVGWFGVLMIPTLLAATICFVIAFVAAPPVDIDGIREPVAGSLMYGNNIISGAVVPSSNAIGLHFYPIWEAASLDEWLYNGGPFQLVVFHFLIGIYAYMGREWELSYRLGMRPWICVAYSAPVAAASAVFLVYPFGQGSFSDAMPLGISGTFNYMLVFQAEHNILMHPFHMLGVAGVFGGSLFSAMHGSLVTSSLVRETTESESQNYGYKFGQEEETYNIVAAHGYFGRLIFQYASFNNSRSLHFFLAAWPVVGIWFTALGVSTMAFNLNGFNFNQSILDGQGRVLNTWADVLNRAGLGMEVMHERNAHNFPLDLAAAESTPVALQAPAIG; translated from the coding sequence ATGACCACCACCATCCAGCAGCGCTCCGGCGCTTCTAGCTGGCAGTCCTTCTGCGAGTGGGTCACCTCCACCAACAACCGTCTGTATGTCGGTTGGTTCGGTGTGCTGATGATCCCAACTCTGTTGGCTGCCACCATCTGCTTCGTCATCGCTTTCGTCGCCGCTCCTCCGGTTGACATCGATGGCATCCGCGAGCCTGTCGCTGGCTCCTTGATGTACGGCAACAACATCATCTCTGGTGCTGTTGTTCCTTCCAGCAACGCCATCGGCCTGCACTTCTATCCCATCTGGGAAGCAGCTTCACTCGACGAGTGGCTGTACAACGGCGGTCCTTTCCAGCTCGTCGTTTTCCACTTCCTCATCGGCATCTACGCCTACATGGGTCGTGAGTGGGAACTCTCTTACCGCTTGGGCATGCGCCCTTGGATCTGTGTTGCCTACAGCGCACCTGTCGCTGCTGCATCTGCAGTCTTCCTCGTCTACCCCTTCGGTCAGGGTTCGTTCTCTGATGCAATGCCCCTGGGCATCTCTGGAACCTTCAACTACATGTTGGTGTTCCAGGCTGAGCACAACATCCTGATGCACCCCTTCCACATGCTGGGTGTTGCAGGCGTCTTCGGCGGCAGCTTGTTCTCCGCCATGCACGGCTCACTGGTGACCTCCTCCTTGGTGCGTGAAACCACCGAAAGCGAGTCCCAGAACTACGGCTACAAATTCGGCCAAGAAGAAGAGACGTACAACATCGTGGCTGCTCACGGCTACTTCGGTCGCCTGATCTTCCAATACGCCTCCTTCAACAACAGCCGTAGCCTCCACTTCTTCCTGGCTGCCTGGCCTGTTGTCGGCATCTGGTTCACCGCCCTTGGCGTGTCAACCATGGCCTTCAACCTCAACGGCTTCAACTTCAACCAGTCCATCCTTGATGGTCAGGGCCGCGTCCTGAACACCTGGGCCGACGTGTTGAACCGTGCAGGCCTCGGCATGGAAGTCATGCACGAGCGCAACGCTCACAACTTCCCCCTCGACCTGGCAGCTGCTGAGTCCACTCCTGTGGCACTCCAAGCACCTGCAATCGGTTGA
- a CDS encoding photosystem II high light acclimation radical SAM protein: protein MLFVRLPCNPIFPIGPVYLADHLHKCFPEMPQRILDLAALPVLDVQRVLLATVDQFRPTLLVFSWRDIQIYAPVDGRGGNPLQNSFEVFYARNPLKRLHGALGGLRLMTSHYGELHRNQSLVHKGLSHARRHHPGARAVLGGGAVSVFYEQLGKSLPKGTIVSIGEGEPLLEKLLQGQSLEGERCFLVGESPRSGLIHEQPESRPKTACDYDYIASIWPQLNWYLEGGDFYVGVQTKRGCPHNCCYCVYTVVEGKQVRLNPVQEVVKEMRQLYDRGVRGFWFTDAQFIPARRYIEDAKELLRAIKAEGLTGIRWAAYIRADNLDPELAQLMVETGMSYFEIGITSGSQELVRKMRMGYNLRTVLESCRMLADAGFRDHVSVNYSFNVIDERPETIRQTVAYHRELENIFGADLVEPAIFFIGLQPHTHLEQYGFDQGLIKPGYNPMSMMPWTARKLLWNPEPMGSTFGRVCLEAFDRNADDFGRTVMSFLERDYGVAPLQEALRAPVEGKKAIAKAIV from the coding sequence GTGCTGTTCGTGCGGCTTCCATGCAACCCAATTTTCCCGATCGGCCCGGTTTATCTGGCAGATCATTTGCACAAGTGTTTTCCGGAGATGCCGCAACGCATCCTGGATTTGGCTGCTCTGCCTGTACTGGACGTACAGAGAGTGTTGCTAGCCACGGTGGATCAGTTTCGCCCCACTTTGTTGGTGTTTTCTTGGCGGGATATTCAGATTTACGCCCCGGTTGACGGTCGAGGGGGCAACCCTCTTCAAAACTCTTTCGAAGTCTTTTACGCCCGCAATCCACTCAAGCGTCTTCACGGCGCTCTTGGTGGCTTGCGATTGATGACCAGCCATTACGGCGAGCTGCATCGCAATCAATCACTGGTGCACAAGGGCCTCTCCCATGCGCGTCGTCACCATCCCGGGGCGCGTGCCGTTCTTGGTGGTGGGGCTGTCAGTGTGTTTTACGAACAGCTCGGTAAGTCGTTGCCGAAAGGAACGATTGTTTCGATTGGCGAGGGAGAACCTCTCTTAGAAAAATTGCTCCAAGGACAGTCCCTCGAGGGAGAACGTTGTTTTTTGGTCGGTGAGTCACCCCGCTCAGGCTTGATCCATGAGCAGCCGGAGAGTCGACCTAAAACCGCTTGCGATTACGACTACATCGCTTCCATTTGGCCCCAACTCAACTGGTACCTGGAGGGTGGTGATTTCTATGTGGGCGTTCAGACCAAACGTGGCTGTCCGCACAACTGTTGTTACTGCGTCTACACCGTGGTGGAAGGTAAACAGGTGCGCCTCAATCCAGTGCAGGAGGTGGTGAAGGAGATGCGCCAGCTTTACGACCGCGGTGTGAGGGGGTTTTGGTTTACCGATGCCCAGTTCATCCCAGCTCGGCGGTATATCGAAGACGCCAAGGAGCTGCTACGTGCGATCAAAGCCGAAGGGCTGACTGGAATTCGTTGGGCGGCTTACATCCGAGCCGACAATCTCGATCCCGAGTTAGCCCAGCTCATGGTGGAGACGGGCATGAGTTATTTCGAGATCGGTATTACCTCCGGTTCTCAAGAGCTCGTTCGCAAGATGCGCATGGGATACAACCTGCGGACGGTGCTGGAGAGTTGCCGCATGCTTGCTGATGCAGGCTTTCGCGATCACGTGTCGGTGAATTATTCCTTCAATGTGATTGATGAGAGGCCGGAAACGATTCGACAGACCGTTGCTTATCACCGTGAGCTAGAAAACATTTTTGGTGCCGATTTAGTCGAGCCAGCGATTTTCTTCATTGGCTTGCAGCCCCATACGCATCTTGAGCAATACGGTTTCGATCAAGGCTTGATCAAGCCTGGTTACAACCCGATGAGCATGATGCCTTGGACGGCGCGGAAGCTTCTTTGGAATCCTGAGCCGATGGGGAGCACATTTGGACGTGTTTGCTTGGAAGCGTTTGATCGAAATGCCGATGATTTTGGCAGGACCGTTATGTCTTTTCTCGAGCGGGATTATGGCGTTGCACCCCTTCAAGAAGCCTTAAGAGCTCCAGTCGAGGGCAAGAAAGCGATTGCTAAAGCAATTGTTTGA
- a CDS encoding sulfotransferase family 2 domain-containing protein, protein MISYDKRCIFIHIPKCGGTSIENVIWPHPEDLTEANLWWGFVSQYHNKYQTGGLQHLLARQVRSEVGLEIFNSFYKFTIVRNPWDRIVSQFAYMQTRPDLMDFIGMQPDTEFKAYLGLIQKKQHVQWMPQTDFILDQDGTLLVDKIGRLENIEKDSHEVFDILGVCREQTKNFHANRSERKSIDHYYDQESIEMVGEIYSSDINYLNYSFDSIA, encoded by the coding sequence ATGATTTCATACGATAAACGTTGCATTTTTATTCATATTCCCAAGTGTGGTGGCACTTCAATTGAAAATGTAATTTGGCCGCATCCTGAAGATCTCACCGAGGCAAATCTATGGTGGGGTTTTGTCTCTCAGTATCACAATAAATATCAAACAGGAGGATTGCAGCATCTTCTTGCTCGTCAAGTTCGTTCAGAGGTTGGTTTGGAAATTTTCAACTCTTTTTATAAATTTACTATTGTCAGAAATCCCTGGGATCGAATCGTTTCACAATTTGCCTATATGCAAACCAGGCCAGATCTCATGGATTTTATTGGAATGCAACCAGACACAGAATTTAAGGCCTATTTAGGCTTAATTCAAAAAAAACAGCATGTGCAATGGATGCCTCAGACTGATTTCATTTTGGATCAAGATGGAACATTATTAGTTGATAAGATTGGGCGTCTCGAAAACATAGAAAAAGACTCTCATGAAGTTTTTGATATCCTTGGTGTTTGTAGGGAGCAGACTAAAAATTTTCATGCCAATCGATCAGAAAGAAAAAGTATTGATCATTATTATGATCAAGAGTCTATTGAAATGGTGGGCGAAATCTACTCAAGTGATATTAATTATTTGAATTATAGTTTTGATTCGATAGCTTGA
- a CDS encoding sulfatase, whose amino-acid sequence MTANIRDVATTPSLKNIIFIFADQWRGTPDISQCLTPSLDKLKNQGINFRNAISGCSQCSPYRGSLLTGLYPLSHGVLVNDSTLSPRHNSIAEAFKSNGYKTAYIGKWHVYGSPSGGFDHRNSPIPSQYRLGFDYWQGNECNHNYNQSPYYLNNHTTQQTWDGYDAFAQTKMARKLIKKFSSKSQPFLLMLSWGPPHDPYHTAPDKFKDLYKEIDIKIPENVPEEHQEKAHNQLRGYYSHISALDRCLKIIMKCLKRSALEKNTLVVVTSDHGDMLFSQGLTRKLYPFEESVRIPFVLRDPDLQHQAGTTCDAPIDAPDVMPTLLGLANLKQSSHTEGRNWAPVIRGEETLSDTDVGLLNAAVCSGPLQLYGMKAYRGVRTMRHTYVRNEQGPWLLFDNYNDPYQKDNLIQSSNNANGLLTDLDDLLHQKLKVTGDRFQTSHQIIEQFRLSEHVKKTGLGSSVCWKSPWN is encoded by the coding sequence GTGACAGCCAATATTAGAGATGTGGCAACGACGCCTTCACTAAAAAATATTATTTTTATTTTCGCAGACCAATGGCGTGGCACACCCGATATTTCACAATGCCTGACGCCAAGTCTAGATAAGCTAAAAAATCAAGGGATAAATTTTAGAAATGCCATTTCTGGATGCTCCCAATGCTCACCCTATCGAGGCTCATTATTAACAGGACTTTATCCACTAAGCCATGGCGTCCTCGTTAACGATTCAACCCTTTCACCCAGGCATAACTCAATTGCTGAAGCCTTCAAATCAAATGGCTATAAAACTGCATACATCGGGAAATGGCATGTCTACGGCTCACCTAGCGGGGGATTTGATCATCGAAATTCTCCAATACCCAGTCAATATAGGCTAGGGTTTGATTATTGGCAGGGCAATGAGTGTAATCACAATTATAATCAATCACCATACTATTTAAATAATCATACTACGCAGCAAACTTGGGATGGATATGATGCTTTCGCTCAGACAAAAATGGCTCGAAAATTAATTAAAAAGTTTTCATCCAAAAGCCAACCATTTTTATTAATGCTCTCATGGGGCCCGCCCCATGATCCTTATCACACAGCCCCAGATAAATTTAAAGATTTATACAAAGAAATAGACATTAAAATTCCAGAAAATGTACCCGAAGAGCATCAAGAAAAAGCACACAATCAATTGCGTGGTTATTACTCTCACATATCAGCACTGGATCGATGTCTAAAAATAATCATGAAGTGCTTAAAGAGGAGCGCACTGGAGAAGAACACACTTGTGGTTGTGACTTCAGACCATGGAGACATGTTATTCAGCCAAGGATTAACACGAAAACTTTATCCATTTGAAGAATCAGTTCGAATTCCATTCGTCCTTCGAGATCCTGATCTTCAACATCAAGCCGGCACAACATGTGATGCACCGATTGATGCGCCAGATGTCATGCCCACTTTACTTGGGCTTGCCAATCTTAAACAAAGTAGTCATACAGAAGGACGCAATTGGGCTCCAGTCATTCGCGGGGAAGAAACCCTGAGCGATACAGATGTAGGCCTACTCAATGCAGCAGTTTGTTCCGGTCCATTACAACTTTACGGAATGAAGGCCTATCGCGGAGTTCGAACCATGCGACATACCTACGTACGGAATGAGCAGGGACCTTGGCTTTTATTTGACAACTACAATGATCCCTATCAAAAAGATAATCTCATACAATCATCGAACAATGCAAACGGATTACTAACAGATTTAGACGACCTCCTTCACCAGAAACTCAAAGTGACTGGGGACAGGTTCCAAACGAGCCATCAAATCATTGAGCAGTTTCGACTTAGTGAACATGTTAAAAAAACTGGCTTAGGGTCTTCAGTTTGCTGGAAAAGCCCATGGAACTAA
- a CDS encoding CPBP family intramembrane glutamic endopeptidase — protein sequence MIRTINAGLNWLILLTPRWLPVFVLIPVLYLIGWSKAQLLTLVGLPTSAVSLVGTVFSFLLFLLLMPRWIRLRWQIKRPWVALGLRGMEAHQRSSFAVLLRGLLWSVLLLALIMLPLLLGHWAQFQRTDSVRLLLDAFVLLFGVGLAEEILFRGWLWQELNRLLGAKAGVISQAAIFSLVHARFNMGVWPMLGLLSGLFLLGLVLALRRRLDHGSLWGCVGLHGGLISGWFLLEKNALLLSADAPAWLIGPGGSNPNPMGGLVAISALTLLLWLQRTAFNKSLFTKTEHRNAS from the coding sequence TTGATCCGCACCATCAACGCCGGGCTGAATTGGCTGATCCTGCTAACCCCGCGTTGGCTTCCGGTGTTCGTCTTGATTCCAGTTTTGTACCTGATCGGCTGGAGCAAAGCCCAACTGCTCACGTTGGTGGGGTTGCCCACTAGTGCTGTTTCGCTGGTCGGGACAGTATTCAGCTTTCTGCTGTTTCTCCTACTGATGCCACGCTGGATCAGATTGCGCTGGCAGATCAAGCGACCCTGGGTTGCTTTAGGGCTCCGAGGCATGGAGGCTCATCAGCGATCATCTTTTGCAGTCCTCTTACGCGGGCTGTTGTGGTCAGTCCTTCTGCTCGCACTGATCATGCTGCCGCTGCTACTGGGACATTGGGCACAGTTCCAAAGAACAGACTCAGTTCGCCTTCTGCTGGATGCATTCGTGCTGTTATTCGGTGTTGGGTTGGCTGAAGAAATACTCTTTCGTGGTTGGCTTTGGCAGGAGCTGAACCGCCTGCTTGGAGCGAAAGCTGGAGTCATCAGTCAGGCTGCGATTTTTAGCCTTGTTCACGCCCGTTTCAACATGGGTGTCTGGCCAATGTTGGGGCTCCTCAGCGGGCTATTCCTCTTGGGCCTGGTCCTGGCCCTGCGTCGCCGGCTCGACCATGGCTCGCTTTGGGGATGTGTTGGCTTACATGGCGGCTTGATCAGCGGCTGGTTTCTCCTGGAGAAAAACGCTCTTCTACTGTCTGCAGACGCCCCTGCATGGCTGATCGGACCGGGCGGAAGCAATCCCAATCCGATGGGTGGACTTGTCGCAATTAGCGCCCTGACATTGTTGCTCTGGCTTCAGCGAACGGCTTTCAACAAATCCCTATTCACCAAAACTGAACATCGCAACGCCTCCTAA
- the clpS gene encoding ATP-dependent Clp protease adapter ClpS, translating to MAEETPTRSPGGAAVLDKAPERVRKRSPRYKVLLHNDPVNSMEYVMATLRQVVPQLSEQDAMAVMLEAHNTGIGLVIVCDIEPAEFYCETLKSKGLTSTIEPED from the coding sequence ATGGCAGAGGAGACACCAACCCGTAGTCCAGGAGGGGCTGCGGTGCTCGACAAAGCGCCTGAGCGTGTACGGAAGCGGTCACCTCGATACAAGGTGCTGCTTCACAACGACCCCGTGAACAGCATGGAGTACGTCATGGCGACATTGCGCCAAGTGGTTCCTCAGCTGAGTGAACAAGACGCGATGGCCGTCATGTTGGAAGCCCACAACACTGGCATCGGACTGGTGATCGTCTGCGACATCGAGCCAGCTGAGTTTTACTGCGAAACGTTGAAATCCAAGGGGCTCACCAGCACGATCGAACCGGAAGACTGA
- a CDS encoding LL-diaminopimelate aminotransferase: MVKVNGNYLKLKAGYLFPEIGRRVKAFSAANPDAALIRLGIGDVTEPLPLACREAMKTAIDAMGTAEGFHGYGPEQGYAWLREAIAQQDFQSRGCEINADEIFVSDGSKCDSSNILDILGEGNRVAVTDPVYPVYVDSNVMAGRTGDAGAEGRYAGLTYLPISADNNFTAEIPSEPVDLIYLCFPNNPTGAVATRAQLKAWVDYARSHNALILFDAAYEAFIQDPELPHSIFEIEGARECAIEFRSFSKNAGFTGTRCAFTVVPKGLKGTAANGELVELWGLWNRRQSTKFNGVSYIIQRGAEAVYSAAGQAEVKALVSFYMENASIIRQELTACGLQIYGGEHAPYVWIKTPNGMDSWGFFDHLLNKANVVGTPGSGFGAAGEGYFRLSAFNSRKNVNEAMARIKSL, translated from the coding sequence GTGGTGAAGGTCAACGGCAATTACCTCAAGCTCAAGGCGGGCTATCTCTTCCCCGAGATCGGACGGAGGGTAAAAGCATTCAGCGCAGCTAACCCTGACGCAGCTCTAATCCGTCTCGGAATTGGTGATGTCACCGAACCGCTCCCCCTGGCCTGTCGCGAGGCAATGAAAACGGCCATCGACGCCATGGGCACGGCAGAGGGCTTTCATGGCTATGGACCAGAACAGGGCTATGCCTGGCTCAGAGAAGCAATCGCTCAGCAAGATTTCCAATCCCGTGGGTGCGAGATCAATGCCGACGAGATTTTTGTTTCTGATGGCTCGAAATGCGACAGCAGCAACATCCTCGACATCCTCGGTGAAGGCAACAGAGTTGCCGTGACAGACCCGGTTTACCCGGTGTACGTCGATAGCAATGTGATGGCTGGCCGCACCGGTGATGCTGGTGCCGAGGGGCGCTACGCCGGACTCACCTATCTACCTATCAGCGCAGACAACAACTTCACAGCAGAAATCCCCAGCGAACCGGTGGATTTGATCTACCTCTGCTTCCCGAACAACCCCACCGGTGCCGTCGCGACAAGGGCGCAACTCAAAGCATGGGTCGATTACGCCCGCAGCCATAACGCACTGATTTTGTTTGATGCCGCCTACGAGGCCTTCATTCAAGACCCAGAGCTGCCGCATTCAATTTTTGAAATTGAAGGAGCTCGAGAGTGTGCGATCGAATTCCGTTCGTTCTCAAAAAATGCTGGCTTCACGGGAACTCGCTGTGCTTTCACCGTGGTCCCCAAAGGGTTGAAAGGGACCGCAGCGAATGGAGAACTCGTGGAACTTTGGGGCTTATGGAACCGACGCCAGAGCACCAAGTTCAACGGCGTTAGCTACATCATTCAACGTGGTGCCGAAGCGGTTTACTCCGCAGCAGGTCAAGCCGAGGTGAAGGCTCTTGTGAGTTTCTATATGGAGAACGCATCCATCATTCGCCAAGAGCTCACTGCTTGTGGTTTGCAGATTTACGGCGGCGAACACGCCCCTTACGTTTGGATCAAAACCCCAAATGGCATGGATTCCTGGGGATTCTTCGATCACCTTCTCAACAAGGCCAATGTGGTGGGCACGCCAGGAAGCGGTTTTGGTGCTGCTGGTGAAGGATATTTCCGTCTTTCTGCCTTCAACAGCCGCAAGAACGTCAATGAAGCCATGGCACGAATCAAATCTCTTTGA